The DNA region ACTGGCAAAGGCGCTTAATATAAAGGTCCCTGTAAAGTAAACAACCCCCTCTTTTCAAGATGAAACTAGAACTAGATGTAGCGTCGGAGCCTTTTAATGGCGGCCATGTAGTGCTGAAATTGGCAAAGTCTATTTTTTCTATGGGCCGTGAAGAGCTGGTCGAGTTAAAAAGAGTCTTAGACTCCGTGATCGCGGTTGAGTCCAAGAAATTCTCACCTGAAGGCTTTAATATCCTCATTTTAGAGAAAGAAGTGCACGTGATTCCGAGGTGGTGTGGCGACGTAAACGTCGCCTTTTTCGGCGGTATGAAAATTGTTCCTCTTTCTAGGGAAGATGTGAAGGAGCAGGTGGTTAAGGAGGTGAGGCTGTGAACCTCACACTTGAGGCTATATCGTTGTTAATGATCTCTGTGCTTGGAGTATATCTCATGCAGAAAATACAGTATGACTACAAGCTTGTCACAATTTTTAAAAATTATCCTCTACCAACTACAGTCAAGAACGGAGGAATTATAGATATTGATAAGCTATATATTTTTGTACAAAATTTTAAGTACAGCGTAAACGCGAAGGGGTCGGCAAGCGTTGCCGTGGAGGGAAATGTAATAAAAGTCCTGTCAGGGCCTGGCGAGATAGAAATAGTATTCGAGGCGTGGGGCTACTTAGATCGTTACAGAATTCAGAGAGTTATCAAGGTTGTTGAGTAGCTACATCTGCAATACTCTTCTAAACAGGAGGAGTGTCTGTACATCCCAGACGACTAGAAACGCGTAGGCAACGCTGGTCTTGAGAATGTAGGACGTCAGAGAGAGGAGAAGGCCTATTACATCTATGAAGAGTATAAGGCCGACGAGCACAAAGGCCACCTCGCCCTCTTCTACTATGCGTATTATTAGCGCAGAGATGGCAACTAGCAAACTACTTACAAGAAGCACGGGGTCGAGCGTCGAGCTTGTAAAAAATATTACAAGAGCGATAAAAAGCTTGAAGAGGGCAACAGTTGCCAATGCCCGATACATCTAGCTTATGGATACCGCCGGTAAATAAGCTTACCGCGGGCGAAGATTTATAAAGAGGTGTATTAGACGGCCCAATGAGCACGCCGCCGAAGCCGCTTGTTAAGATACCTCACAGAATTAGCGGCGGAGGAGTGTCTAGGTGGAAAACCGGTAAGGGATTCTCGCTGGGAGAGCTTAACGCCGTGGGGCTAAATGCAGAGCAAGCCAGGCTCTTAGGCATACCAATAGACGAGAGGAGGAAGAGCATGTGGCCTCACAACGTAGAGGCCTTGAAGAAGTGGGTTACAGAGGTATTAGAGGGCAAGGCCCAGCCACCAGCACCAGCGCTTCCTAAGGTTGTGAAGATAAAGCAGAAGCGCGGGAGGGCGTTTAGAGGGCTCACAGCAGCCGGGAGGAGATCACGCGGGTTGCTCTCGGTGAAGCTAAGAGAAACTCACAACTACAAGTACAGGAAGAAGGCCAAGGAGAGGGAGCAGAGGAAGAGACACGAGGCGACAAAGGGCCTCGGAAATCTGCTGAGAATTTCTAAGATAGTAAACAGCCGTAAGTAGCTACTTAAATTGTCTTAGCGTCTCGAGTAGTTTTTCAACAGGAATATTTGTAACCGCCAGCGGTATCATGCTTCTTTTGGCGATCTCGACTGCTAGGGGATCTACAGCATCTGTTCTCAATCCGTGAAATACGACTAGCGATGGCTTTACGCTAAGCACAGACGACATGGACTTTATAGCTATCATCGGCGACCTTCCTGTAGACACTTTTGTAAAAATAGCGGCACGTTGCGAGGTGCTACCGTATAACCTGACATACTCAGCTGCTGGGACGTCAAGGACCAGCTTTATACTATCCACCACAGTATAGCCATGAACGTCTAGGCTGGGGGGTGGGTTGACCACAACCTCGGCATCTATTGCTTTTAAAAACGCAGAAGCTGGCACTGGTTCTGCGAACTCTCTCATATCCAATACGGCGGTCCAGAACCGCTCTTTTAAGAGCTGGCGCTCTAGTAGACTTATAACAATGCCACCTCTCTCTAAGTCGGCCTCGATTAGTGCTTGTACAAATTTTTTAACAAATCTTGAGCCTGGGAATTTCCTCCTACCCGATTCGTAATCACTTATCACGCTTGGTGAGGTGTTTAGCCGAGCGGCAATGGCAGTCTGTGTTAGCCCAAATATCATGCGCCATTTCTTTATCGCCTCGCCGGGGTTTTCGGACACTATTATGTCCCCGGCTATGTATACTGCAACGTGTTGGTACCTCACACTAGTAATTGAATATAGTATTTTTTTATTTTTACTTTTTGGCTAAACGCCTTGGGCGTATGCCTCGTGGGGGTGTATAAGATTTAAATTGGGGCATTTCTTAAGCTGTGCTAAGCAAGGAGGAGTTGCTTGCGAAGATTCGAGAGGTTAATTCTCAACTCGATGAAATTCAGAAACAGATTGATAACATAACGAATGAGATCAACACCCGAAGGACGTTGCTTGACGAAGTTCGCAGGCAACTTGCCGAGGTGAGGTCGTTGATAGAGGGCAAGCGACAGCAGTTGCAGAAAACTAGAGAGCTGATAGGGTCTCTGGTTGAGAGAAAAAGCCAGATAATAAACAATATTAGAAATCTAAGAAATGAATTATTACAAACTAATATACTGCTTCAAAAATATAGAGAAAAATTAACTATATATAGAAATTTGCTATCAACATTTAACGACTACGTAGGAGGAAAACCTATTGAAAAAGACAAACTAAAAAGAATAATTGAACAGCTTGAGTACTTTTTTGAGACTTCGCCAACTAACCCCGAGTGGGAGAGGCAGTTCATCAAGTACATAAGCCAAATCGAGAAGGAGCTAAACCTTGCAGATTCCATGGAGAAAGTAAAGGCCCACATAACGGAGTTGAAAAACCAGATGGACGAGTTTAAGAACAAGAGAGAGGCAATTAGAAATGAAATAGCCAGACTTATACAAGACCTCAACACGGTGAAGCAGGAGCTGAGCCAGCTCAAGGCGAGTAGGCAGGAGATTTACAAACAGCTAGCGGAGCTGAAATCGCGTAGAGAGGAATTGAAAAAACGGCGAGAGGAGATTAAGTCTGAGATCCTGCAACTCGCGCTGAAACGCAAGGAGCTTAGAGAAAAGAGGCGGGCCGTACAGGACGAGCTGGACAAATACACAGTCTTGCTTAAGGCTGTCGAGCTTGCAGAGAAGAACAAGGCGCGGTCTGCCGCCCAAGCCGCCCGTGCCGAGTCGTTGAAAGAGAGGGCCGAGATTCTGTTTAACAAGCTAATGAGCGGCGAGAGGCTAACTCATGAGGAGATTAAAATCCTCGTAGAGGCTGGTTTCTTGCCCGAGGAGTAGTGCGTGTTTTAGTTCTTTATGTCGACAGAGACGGCGACATAAAGGCGCAGGGATTTGACACTCCCGTCCTAGGAAGAGACGAGGTTCTCAGATTAGCAATTAGGTACATCTTGGCCAACCCTGACGACTCGGATGCCAATGCCATTTTCGCAGCGGTGAAAATCCATGACAGACTAGTGGCTGAACACGGAAGTGACAATGTCAACGTTGCTGTGGTAAGCGGATCCCCCGACCCAGCCCTGGCAGACATCGCCGTCTTGAGAGAGTTGGAACAAGTTCTTACACAATACGACGCAGATGTAATATACTTCGTCTCTGACGGCCCCAGCGACGAGGCGGCAGTAGCGGCGATTCAGACGAAAAGGCCTGTCATCTCCGTATACCGCGTCGTGGTTAAACAAGCGAGGGGTGTGGAAGAGACTGTCACGTTGTTTAGGTACTACTTGAATAAGGCAATAAAGGAGCCGGAGTACCGAAGATATACCGTTGGCGTGCCGGCATTTCTCGCATTCGTAGCGTTGCTAGGTACTGCTTTCAACACTGAGCTTGTCAGATATATTCTAAACATGTTATTACTATTTATTTCGTTTTTTATCACTTTATATGGATTTGGTATTTATGACTTTTTAAGAGATTTACTAAAAAAATATGAAATAACCTTTATAATTACACTTGTCTCGCTTTTCATTATTGTAGTTTACCTAGCTATGCTAATTCTCGGAGAGCGGTGGATACCGTACTATATTTTACTAGCAGCCTCGTCAGTTCCATTCCTCTCCTATATGGTAGAGGGATACCTCGCCACAGGTAGACTTAGATATGGGGGCGTAGTCGGGGGAGCAGCCACCTTTTTCTTTTTCTACTTCATAATGCCTGTGATATTGGAAAGAAGGGGCTTAGTGGAAACGCTTACGGCTGTGGGTTTGTTCGCCGCCTCTATCGCCGTGGTCGTGGTCGTAGTTCAAGTACTCAGGAGAGCTACGCGTAGGTAGGTGGAGTACTGCCATGTCCAGCTAGGGCAGAGATTTCCATGTCTAGCACGAGAAGAGATTGCGGCGCTGGCCGAAATAGGTAGGTGCGAGACGGTAGAAACGAAGGGGGACACCGTAGTTTTTGCATGCAAGTCGTGCGAGATTTTTAAAAGAGCCGCGCTCGCCAAGTCAGTAAATGGAATAAGGATAAAGAAAGATAAGCCCAGTATTGCAAGGTCTACAAAGACCTTGGATCACATTACTGCCCGGCTATTGGTTAACCTCGCTAGGGTCACGCCGGGGGACAGGGTGTGGGAGCCCTTTGTGGGCACCGGGGCAGTGGCACATGAAGTTGAGAGAGTGGGCGGGTACGTGGTGGGAGGAGACCTAGATCTCAAAGCGTTGTTGTTGGCTAAGAGAAACGTCAGCAGCGATTTGGTGTTATCTAATGCTATGCGGCCTCCGCTTAGAGGCTACTTCGACGCCGCAGTCGGCGACCCTCCCTACGGCAGATTGGCCAAGTCGGATATGGAAATAAGAGCGCTTCTCAACAGCTTTATCGAGACGGCCTACCTGCATGTAAAAAAAGGTGGGTATATAGTATTCGCATCTCCTATCTACGTAGATATAGCATCTCTCAAGAGCTGTATGATGTACCTACACGGAGGTTTATATCGAGTTGTGTATATTGTGAAGGTCGACTAGTCGGGGGGAGGCGCTTGGTAGTAGACTCGCCCTCTGTACGTCCTAGGCGCTATCCAGTCTAAGAACTGACGCGTGTTGCTAGTCTTCACTGTGAATGTGATGGGGCCCAGCGGCGACTCGTTGGGTTCGGTGACAAAACTCACTACAC from Pyrobaculum arsenaticum DSM 13514 includes:
- a CDS encoding HIT family protein; this translates as MKLELDVASEPFNGGHVVLKLAKSIFSMGREELVELKRVLDSVIAVESKKFSPEGFNILILEKEVHVIPRWCGDVNVAFFGGMKIVPLSREDVKEQVVKEVRL
- a CDS encoding ribosomal protein L13e, yielding MSTPPKPLVKIPHRISGGGVSRWKTGKGFSLGELNAVGLNAEQARLLGIPIDERRKSMWPHNVEALKKWVTEVLEGKAQPPAPALPKVVKIKQKRGRAFRGLTAAGRRSRGLLSVKLRETHNYKYRKKAKEREQRKRHEATKGLGNLLRISKIVNSRK
- a CDS encoding helix-turn-helix domain-containing protein, which codes for MRYQHVAVYIAGDIIVSENPGEAIKKWRMIFGLTQTAIAARLNTSPSVISDYESGRRKFPGSRFVKKFVQALIEADLERGGIVISLLERQLLKERFWTAVLDMREFAEPVPASAFLKAIDAEVVVNPPPSLDVHGYTVVDSIKLVLDVPAAEYVRLYGSTSQRAAIFTKVSTGRSPMIAIKSMSSVLSVKPSLVVFHGLRTDAVDPLAVEIAKRSMIPLAVTNIPVEKLLETLRQFK
- a CDS encoding coiled-coil protein, producing the protein MLSKEELLAKIREVNSQLDEIQKQIDNITNEINTRRTLLDEVRRQLAEVRSLIEGKRQQLQKTRELIGSLVERKSQIINNIRNLRNELLQTNILLQKYREKLTIYRNLLSTFNDYVGGKPIEKDKLKRIIEQLEYFFETSPTNPEWERQFIKYISQIEKELNLADSMEKVKAHITELKNQMDEFKNKREAIRNEIARLIQDLNTVKQELSQLKASRQEIYKQLAELKSRREELKKRREEIKSEILQLALKRKELREKRRAVQDELDKYTVLLKAVELAEKNKARSAAQAARAESLKERAEILFNKLMSGERLTHEEIKILVEAGFLPEE
- a CDS encoding DUF373 family protein, which codes for MRVLVLYVDRDGDIKAQGFDTPVLGRDEVLRLAIRYILANPDDSDANAIFAAVKIHDRLVAEHGSDNVNVAVVSGSPDPALADIAVLRELEQVLTQYDADVIYFVSDGPSDEAAVAAIQTKRPVISVYRVVVKQARGVEETVTLFRYYLNKAIKEPEYRRYTVGVPAFLAFVALLGTAFNTELVRYILNMLLLFISFFITLYGFGIYDFLRDLLKKYEITFIITLVSLFIIVVYLAMLILGERWIPYYILLAASSVPFLSYMVEGYLATGRLRYGGVVGGAATFFFFYFIMPVILERRGLVETLTAVGLFAASIAVVVVVVQVLRRATRR
- a CDS encoding TRM11 family SAM-dependent methyltransferase, producing MEYCHVQLGQRFPCLAREEIAALAEIGRCETVETKGDTVVFACKSCEIFKRAALAKSVNGIRIKKDKPSIARSTKTLDHITARLLVNLARVTPGDRVWEPFVGTGAVAHEVERVGGYVVGGDLDLKALLLAKRNVSSDLVLSNAMRPPLRGYFDAAVGDPPYGRLAKSDMEIRALLNSFIETAYLHVKKGGYIVFASPIYVDIASLKSCMMYLHGGLYRVVYIVKVD